The sequence below is a genomic window from Polaribacter vadi.
TAGAAACTAATACAATTCTTGAAAAGTTTGAACATTTAACGATTTATCCTGCAAACTTATTTGTGACTTCTCCAGATGTTTTACAAAATGCCATTCATCAAATTCAAGATGATATGGTAAAACAAGTCAATTATTTTAAAGAAATTGGCAAACCTTTAGAAGCAAAAAGATTAGAAGAACGTACAGAATTCGATTTAGAAATGATTCGTGAATTGGGTTATTGTTCTGGAATTGAGAACTATTCTCGTTATTTAGATGGACGTGAACCTGGCACAAGACCTTTCTGTTTGTTAGATTATTTTCCAGATGATTATTTAATGGTGATTGATGAAAGCCACGTAACTGTTCCACAAACACATGCTATGTATGGAGGAGATAGAAGTAGAAAAGAGAATTTGGTGGAATATGGTTTTAGATTGCCAGCAGCCATGGACAATCGTCCTTTAAAATTTGAGGAATTTGAGGAAATTCAGAATCAAACCATTTTTGTTTCTGCAACTCCTGCTGATTACGAATTGCAAAAAACGGAAGGAGTTTTTGTGGAGCAAATTATAAGACCTACAGGTTTGTTAGATCCGCCAATTGAAGTGCGCCCAAGTTTAAATCAAATTGATGATTTGATTGAAGAAATTCAGATTCGTGTTGAAAAAGACGAGCGAACTTTAGTGACTACTTTAACCAAAAGAATGGCAGAAGAATTGACAAAATATTTAACTAGAGTTGATATTCGTTGTAGATATATACATTCTGATGTGGATACCTTAGAACGTGTGGAAATTATGCAAGATTTGCGTAAAGGTTTGTTTGATGTTTTAATTGGTGTTAACCTTTTACGAGAAGGTTTAGATTTACCTGAAGTTTCTTTAGTCGCTATTTTAGATGCTGATAAAGAAGGTTTTTTACGTAATAATAAATCGTTAACACAAACTGTTGGTAGAGCTGCAAGAAACGTAAACGGTTTGGCAATTATGTATGCTGATAAAATTACAAAAAGTATGCAAAGTACTATTGATGAAACTGATAGAAGACGAGAAATTCAGATTGCTTACAACACCAAACATAACAAAGTACCAACGCAAATCAACAAAAAAATTGAAGATACGTTAACAAAATCTGCAGTTTCTAGTTATCATTATGATAATGCAAAACAAGTTGCTGCAGAACAAGAATTGCAATATTTACCAAAAGAAGAAATTGAAGATAGAATTCGTAAAAAACGAAAGCAAATGGAAGCTGCTGCCAAAGGTCTAGATTTTATTGTTGCTGCAAAATTAAGGGATGAAATTGCAGTTTTAAAAGAGCAGGTTTAAATAAATTTAATTATAAAAAAAACTAATGGTTTAAATAAAATTTATTATTTAACATCAAAAAAAATGAAATTTAAATTATCCCTTTTTATAATCTTATTTTTAAATTTTTCTATATTTTCACAATGGGTTCAAACAGATGGTCCTAATGGAGGGTATTCAAATGAAATTGTTCAAGTTGGCTCAGAACTTATTCTATCCACCAGTGGAGGAATTTATAAATCTACTGATAATGGCTTTAACTGGGAGCTAAGTATTTCTGGATTACCTTGTAATATAAAAGTAAATGCGCTTGTTGAGCACAATGGTTTTTTATATGCCTCAATTAGTAGAAACGGTATTTATTTTTCTAACGATAGTGGAAAAAACTGGAATGCAATAAATACGGGCATAGATAACTTAACGTTTTATAGTTTATTGGTTAACGACGAAAATATATATGCAGGAAATGCTAATGGAGGTGTTTATTATTCTCCAGATAATGGCATTACTTGGATTGATAAAAGTAATCAAATAGGTAATATTCAGATTCGAGATTTTATTCTTTTTAATTCTAAAATATATGCTGCTGGTACTTCTTTATTTGAAACCTCTAACAATGGCGATACTTGGCAAGTTGTAAATATTCCTAATTTAAAACCGAATGGAATTCGCGCAATGACATCAGAGAACAATATTTTATATGCCAGTTCAGAGGGTATCGTATATATTTCTTCAGACAATTTAGAAACATGGAAAGAGAGTGTAATAAATAATAATGATGCTTCTATAACCTATATGACGCAAAAAAATAACATTGTTTATTTAACCACGTCTTTTGGTAAATATTTCTATTCAAACAATCAAGGACAAGATTGGACTATGGTTCAAATACCTAATACAAATAGTTTCATAAATCATTTATTTATAAAGAATAACTCAATAATTGCAAGTTCTTCATCTGGGTTGCATCAGTCTTCAAATTTGGGTGTTAATTGGAGTAATCTAAATAATGGGATAAATTCCTTAGAAATTACATCCTTAAAAAAGAATAATTCCAACATTTATGTAGGTACACTAAATCAAGGTGTCTATTTTTCAAATAATAATGGAGAATCTTGGGTATTAAAAAATAATGGTTTAGATAATTCGAATAGTTTAGCTATTAATGATATTTTCTCTTTAGATAATTCCATTTTTATAGCAACTAGAAATGGTATCTATAAATCCAATAACAATGGTGATTCTTGGGATAGAAAGTTTGATCCAGGAACCAATAAATCTAACCAAGGTTTAGATTACAATAATGGTTCTCTTGCTACTGGAGTGAGTGGATCAGGAATTTACATTTCAATAGATAATGGAGAAAACTGGAATTTAGCTCAAACAAATGGCTTTAATACTGAAACCAGTTATATTAGTGTTAAAGTTTACAATAATATTATTTTGGTAAGCAACCAAAGTGGCGAAATGTTTGTTTCAAATAATTTAGGAAATACATGGAATAATATTTCAATAACTTCTAGTTTTCATTTAACCCATGATTTTGAATTAATAAACAATATTTTATATGCAGCCACTTCAAAAGGGGTAATGGTTAGCACAGATTTAGGTCTAAATTGGAATCCATTTAATACTGATCCAAAATTTGTGAAAGATATTCTTTTTGATAATAATTATATATATGCTGCTACCAATACAGGTGTTTATATTGCAGATATAAATGAAAAAATTTGGAACCCAATTTGTGGAAGTATGGGTAAGTTAACTACCAACAAATTATTTTTAAATGACAATACATTATTTGCAGGCACATTTGATTCAAGCGTATGGAAAAGAAATAAAATAATTGGAAATTTACCTCCAAAAGAAGAAACCTCTACAATAGGAATTAATAAATTAAGTTTATGTTCTAATAGCAGCCCTGTAAATCTTTTTGATGAAATTGGAATTCCTTCAAATAGCACTGGAGTTTGGTCACCTGCTTTAAACAATTCTGATGGTGAATTTAACCCTTTAGTAGATGCCCCAGGAATTTACACATTTACATTTGATAATGCTATTTGTGATTGTGATGATTACCTTAAACTTGAGGTTAGTTTAGATGGACAAGCAAATGCTGGTGTAAATTCCAGTATTACATTATGTAATGAAAATACATCAATAAATTTATTTGAAATGATAAATGGAAATCCTGATTTAAATGGTATTTGGAGCCCACAACTAGCAAGTGGAACAAATATATTTAATCCTACAATTGATACACAAGGTTTATATACTTACACTGTTTCAAGTTCAAATTGTGGCATAGCAGCATCAACTTTAAAGATAAATTTTGTTGATAAACCAAATGCTGGCATTAATTCTAATTTAACTTTGTGTAATGATAATGTATCAATTAATTTAATTGAAAAGATTGAAGGAAATCCTGATTTAGGAGGAATTTGGACTCCACAATTAGCTAGTGGCACAAATACATTTAATCCAACAATTGATACATCTGGAACTTACATTTATACAGTAAATAATGGTTCTTGCCTATCAACTTCAGAATTAAATATTTCAATTACAGAATCGCCTAATACTGGAGTTAACTCTAGCATAACAATTTGTAAAAAAAGCAACCCTATAAATTTATTAGAAAAAGTTGATGGAAACCCTGATTTAGGAGGAATATGGAGTCCTCAATTAAATAGTGGAACAAACATATTTAATCCTAATATAGATCCTGAAGGACTATATACTTATACTATTAATAATGGAATTTGCCAATCTACTGTTGAATTAAAAATAACCCTAACTGACAGTATTAGTGTAAATAATGGCTTCGAAATTGATATTGTAGATTTTTCTAATGCTAATACTATCACTATTAATAATGATAGCAAAATAGATTATGAATATTCATTAGATAACATATCTTTTCAAGCAAGCAATGTTTTTTATGATCTTAATAGTGGTACTTATACAGTTTCTGCTAGAGAAATTAATGGTTGTAATTTTTTTGAGACTGATGTTTTTATTCTTGATTACCCTAGATTTTTTACACCTAATAATGATGGTGTGAATGATGTTTGGAAAATTAAAGGCACATTAAACCTAGAGTACAATCTTTATATTTATGATAGATATGGAAATTTACTAAAAAAATTAGATTCTATAAATGATAATTGGAATGGTCTTTATAATGGAACCCTAATGCCTTCTAATGATTACTGGTTTAAAATAGTACTAGAAAACGGAAGAATAGTAACTGGTCATTTCTCTTTAAAACGAAGTTAATTATAATTTGTATTATTTAATAAAATCATGTAAAAATTCCTTTACAAATCAACAAAAATATTGAAGATACATTAACAAAATCTGCAGTTTCTAGTTATCATTATGATAATGCAAAAGAAGTTGCTGCAGAACAAGAATTGCAATATTTACCAAAAGAAGAAATTGAAGATAGAATTCGTAAAAAACGAAAGCAAATGGAAGCTGCTGCCAAAAGTTTAGACTTTATTGTTGCTGCAAAGTTACATGATGAAACTGCAGTTCTGAAAGAGAATATTTAATATATTTGAAAAAAAAATAAACATAAATAAAATGAAAAAAACGATATTTATACTTATAGTAGGTTTTTATTTACAGTCTTTTGCTCAAACCACATTCAAAAAAGGATATTTTATTAATTTAGAAGGAGAGAAAAAAGAAGTATATATCAAAGCTTTTGGAGCAGAAAAACCGAGTAAAATATATTATCAAGAAAATTTAAATTCTAATAAAGTTTTAGAAAAATCTACGAATGAAATTTTAGAAATAAATGTTTATGATATTATTAAATTTATTAAAAAAGAGGTTTCTATTGAGTTTTTAGAAAAAGGAATGAAAGCCAAAACTAAAAATAATTCTGAAATATTTAAAACAGAAAACAAAAATCTAGTTTTAAAAGTTTTAATAGAAACAGAAGATTTTTCTTTATTATCTTATTTAGATGAAGAAACAAATAATAGATATTTTTTTATAGAGTCAAAAAACCAAGTAAATTTACTAGAATATAAAGTTATTAAAGAAAATACTAAAAGTAAAAAGATTAAAAACTTTCGAAAGTTTATATTTCAAAACTATAAGATTGAAAATTCAAAATTAAATGTTGGCAAATTAAATTATGATTCCAACGATTTTAAAAAATATTTTAGACAATATATAAACTCTTTAAATAAAAACCTTCAACAATATTCCTCTTTTGAAAGAGATTTTAAAGATGCTTATAATATTACACCAACTATTGGTTACTCTTTTCTAAATCAAGATAACATTAATGAAACTCCTTCATTCAGTTCAACTTTTAAAACAAACCATATTAATATTGGTTTAGATATAGAGTATTTATTAAATAATTTAGAAAAAAAATCTGCATTTGTATTCTCTATAAATTACCTTTTAAATAGTAAAAAAGAAGAAGATTATTCTTTTGGACAAGGGAACCCAAAAAACTCAACCATTGTTAATGAATTAAGTTTAATCACTTTAGATTTAAAATATAGATATTATATTACTTTGAAACAAAACAATACTTTTTTTCTAAATGCAGGTATTGGAGGTCATTTTTCTAGTGGAAAAACAACCTATACATTTAATCCTACAAATGCATTTATTGCAGATTTAAAATATAATAATGTAAACCCGATTCATTTTTCTTTAGGGGCAGGTTACAATTTTAAAAAATATTATTTACAAGCAAGTTACATTCCTAAATTTAAAGGTGATTTTGACTCTTTAACTTCTGAAGCTAC
It includes:
- a CDS encoding UvrB/UvrC motif-containing protein, coding for MQYLPKEEIEDRIRKKRKQMEAAAKSLDFIVAAKLHDETAVLKENI
- a CDS encoding T9SS type B sorting domain-containing protein, with protein sequence MKFKLSLFIILFLNFSIFSQWVQTDGPNGGYSNEIVQVGSELILSTSGGIYKSTDNGFNWELSISGLPCNIKVNALVEHNGFLYASISRNGIYFSNDSGKNWNAINTGIDNLTFYSLLVNDENIYAGNANGGVYYSPDNGITWIDKSNQIGNIQIRDFILFNSKIYAAGTSLFETSNNGDTWQVVNIPNLKPNGIRAMTSENNILYASSEGIVYISSDNLETWKESVINNNDASITYMTQKNNIVYLTTSFGKYFYSNNQGQDWTMVQIPNTNSFINHLFIKNNSIIASSSSGLHQSSNLGVNWSNLNNGINSLEITSLKKNNSNIYVGTLNQGVYFSNNNGESWVLKNNGLDNSNSLAINDIFSLDNSIFIATRNGIYKSNNNGDSWDRKFDPGTNKSNQGLDYNNGSLATGVSGSGIYISIDNGENWNLAQTNGFNTETSYISVKVYNNIILVSNQSGEMFVSNNLGNTWNNISITSSFHLTHDFELINNILYAATSKGVMVSTDLGLNWNPFNTDPKFVKDILFDNNYIYAATNTGVYIADINEKIWNPICGSMGKLTTNKLFLNDNTLFAGTFDSSVWKRNKIIGNLPPKEETSTIGINKLSLCSNSSPVNLFDEIGIPSNSTGVWSPALNNSDGEFNPLVDAPGIYTFTFDNAICDCDDYLKLEVSLDGQANAGVNSSITLCNENTSINLFEMINGNPDLNGIWSPQLASGTNIFNPTIDTQGLYTYTVSSSNCGIAASTLKINFVDKPNAGINSNLTLCNDNVSINLIEKIEGNPDLGGIWTPQLASGTNTFNPTIDTSGTYIYTVNNGSCLSTSELNISITESPNTGVNSSITICKKSNPINLLEKVDGNPDLGGIWSPQLNSGTNIFNPNIDPEGLYTYTINNGICQSTVELKITLTDSISVNNGFEIDIVDFSNANTITINNDSKIDYEYSLDNISFQASNVFYDLNSGTYTVSAREINGCNFFETDVFILDYPRFFTPNNDGVNDVWKIKGTLNLEYNLYIYDRYGNLLKKLDSINDNWNGLYNGTLMPSNDYWFKIVLENGRIVTGHFSLKRS
- the uvrB gene encoding excinuclease ABC subunit UvrB, whose protein sequence is MEFKLVSEFSPTGDQPQAIKELSQAIKSGEKYQTLLGVTGSGKTFTIANVVKNVKKPTLVLAHNKTLAAQLYSEFKQFFPENAVEYFVSYYDYYQPEAYIPVTGTFIEKDLSINEDIERLRLSTTSSLLSGRRDVLVVASVSCLYGIGNPKEFKKNVIPIRVGQQISRTTFLHQLVQSLYSRTEIEVKSGKFKVKGDVVTIYPSYGDNGYRVLFFGDEIEELESFDLETNTILEKFEHLTIYPANLFVTSPDVLQNAIHQIQDDMVKQVNYFKEIGKPLEAKRLEERTEFDLEMIRELGYCSGIENYSRYLDGREPGTRPFCLLDYFPDDYLMVIDESHVTVPQTHAMYGGDRSRKENLVEYGFRLPAAMDNRPLKFEEFEEIQNQTIFVSATPADYELQKTEGVFVEQIIRPTGLLDPPIEVRPSLNQIDDLIEEIQIRVEKDERTLVTTLTKRMAEELTKYLTRVDIRCRYIHSDVDTLERVEIMQDLRKGLFDVLIGVNLLREGLDLPEVSLVAILDADKEGFLRNNKSLTQTVGRAARNVNGLAIMYADKITKSMQSTIDETDRRREIQIAYNTKHNKVPTQINKKIEDTLTKSAVSSYHYDNAKQVAAEQELQYLPKEEIEDRIRKKRKQMEAAAKGLDFIVAAKLRDEIAVLKEQV